In a genomic window of Halobiforma lacisalsi AJ5:
- a CDS encoding KH domain-containing protein — protein MQHVKIPQDRIGVLIGEGGETMREIESEAEVRLDIDSENGSVAVETVGDPVLGLKGPEIVRAIGRGFAPEEALRLLENEMMMFDVVDIDAAARNKNDLQRHKGRLIGEGGRTRELMEELTGASVVIYGSTLGIIGAPEEVDAVRTAAEMLLDGAPHGAVYSFLEERHNEMKHQGMEYHRFPGGQS, from the coding sequence ATGCAGCACGTGAAGATTCCGCAGGACCGAATCGGCGTTCTCATCGGCGAAGGCGGCGAGACGATGCGGGAAATCGAGTCCGAAGCCGAAGTTCGTCTCGACATCGATTCCGAGAACGGCTCCGTCGCGGTCGAAACCGTCGGCGACCCGGTTCTCGGCCTCAAGGGTCCGGAGATCGTCCGTGCGATCGGTCGCGGCTTCGCTCCCGAGGAGGCACTGCGCCTGCTCGAGAACGAGATGATGATGTTCGACGTCGTCGACATCGACGCGGCCGCCCGCAACAAGAACGACCTCCAGCGACACAAGGGCCGGCTCATCGGCGAAGGTGGCCGTACCCGCGAACTGATGGAGGAACTCACCGGTGCCTCGGTCGTCATCTACGGCTCGACGCTCGGCATCATCGGCGCGCCCGAGGAGGTCGACGCCGTCCGTACCGCCGCCGAGATGCTTCTCGACGGGGCTCCCCACGGTGCGGTCTACTCGTTCCTCGAGGAGCGACACAACGAGATGAAACACCAGGGGATGGAGTACCACCGGTTCCCCGGTGGCCAGTCCTGA
- the thsA gene encoding thermosome subunit alpha encodes MGNQPLIVLSEDSQRTSGKDAQSMNIQAGKAVAESVRTTLGPKGMDKMLVDSTGNVIVTNDGVTLLSEMEIDHPAADMIVEVAETQEDEVGDGTTSAVVIAGELLSQAEDLLEQDIHATTLAQGYRQAAEEATEALEEIAVDVDEDDEEILEQIAATAMTGKGAESARDLLSNLVVEAVSTVADDGEVDTDNISVEKVVGGSIDESELVEGVIVDKERVSENMPYFVEDASVAIIDGDLEVKETEIDAEVNVTDPDQLEQFLEQEEQQLQEMVDEIADAGADVVFVDGGIDDMAQHYLAQEGIIAVRRVKSSDQSQLARSTGATPVSTAADLAEEDLGFAGSVAQKEIAGDQRIFVEDVEDAKAVTLILRGGTEHVIDEVDRAIEDSLGVVRTTLEDGKVLAGGGAPEVDLSLSLRDYADSVGGREQLAVEAFADALEVIPRTLAENAGLDPIDSLVELRADHDGGNESAGLDAYTGDTIDMAEEGVYEPLRVKTQAIESATEAAVMLLRIDDVIAAGDLAVEDNDDDEEMPGGPGGGMGGMGGMGGGMGGMM; translated from the coding sequence ATGGGCAACCAGCCCCTTATCGTTCTCTCGGAGGACAGTCAGCGGACTTCCGGCAAGGACGCGCAATCGATGAACATTCAGGCCGGGAAAGCCGTGGCCGAATCCGTACGGACCACCCTCGGTCCGAAGGGGATGGACAAGATGCTCGTCGACTCGACGGGCAACGTCATCGTCACGAACGACGGCGTCACGCTCCTCTCGGAAATGGAGATCGACCACCCGGCGGCCGACATGATCGTCGAAGTCGCCGAGACCCAGGAGGACGAAGTCGGCGACGGGACCACGAGCGCCGTCGTCATCGCCGGCGAACTCCTCAGCCAGGCCGAGGACCTCTTAGAGCAGGACATCCACGCGACCACCCTCGCCCAGGGGTACCGCCAGGCCGCCGAGGAGGCCACCGAGGCCCTCGAAGAGATCGCGGTCGACGTCGACGAGGACGACGAGGAGATCCTCGAGCAGATCGCCGCCACGGCGATGACGGGCAAAGGCGCCGAGAGCGCTCGCGACCTCCTCTCGAACCTCGTCGTCGAGGCCGTCAGCACCGTCGCCGACGACGGTGAGGTCGACACCGACAACATCAGCGTCGAGAAGGTCGTCGGCGGCTCCATCGACGAGTCCGAACTCGTCGAGGGCGTCATCGTCGACAAGGAGCGCGTCTCCGAGAACATGCCGTACTTCGTCGAGGACGCCTCGGTTGCGATCATCGACGGCGACCTCGAGGTCAAGGAGACCGAGATCGACGCCGAGGTCAACGTCACCGACCCCGACCAGCTCGAGCAGTTCCTCGAGCAGGAGGAACAGCAGCTCCAGGAAATGGTCGATGAGATCGCCGACGCCGGTGCCGACGTCGTCTTCGTCGATGGCGGCATCGACGACATGGCCCAGCACTACCTCGCCCAGGAGGGCATCATCGCGGTCCGCCGCGTCAAGTCCAGCGACCAGAGCCAGCTGGCCCGCTCGACCGGCGCGACGCCCGTCTCCACGGCCGCTGACCTCGCCGAGGAGGACCTCGGCTTCGCGGGCAGTGTCGCCCAGAAGGAGATCGCCGGCGACCAGCGCATCTTCGTCGAGGACGTCGAGGACGCCAAGGCCGTCACCCTGATCCTGCGCGGTGGCACCGAACACGTCATCGACGAGGTCGACCGCGCCATCGAGGACTCCCTCGGTGTGGTGCGAACGACCCTCGAGGACGGCAAGGTCCTCGCGGGCGGCGGCGCCCCCGAGGTCGACCTCTCGCTTTCCCTGCGTGACTACGCCGACTCCGTCGGCGGCCGCGAACAGCTGGCCGTCGAAGCCTTCGCGGACGCGCTCGAGGTCATCCCGCGTACGCTGGCCGAGAACGCCGGGCTGGACCCCATCGACTCGCTGGTCGAGCTGCGCGCCGACCACGACGGTGGCAACGAGTCCGCCGGCCTGGACGCCTACACCGGCGACACGATCGACATGGCCGAGGAAGGCGTCTACGAGCCCCTGCGCGTGAAGACTCAGGCCATCGAGTCGGCCACCGAAGCCGCTGTCATGCTGCTGCGCATCGACGACGTCATCGCCGCTGGCGACCTCGCCGTCGAGGACAACGACGACGACGAGGAGATGCCCGGCGGCCCCGGCGGCGGCATGGGCGGCATGGGCGGTATGGGCGGCGGCATGGGCGGCATGATGTAA
- a CDS encoding LAGLIDADG family homing endonuclease, with protein sequence MAQAGNSELVDSFEQFFRNYYDNEIKQLAQQYPNEQRSLHVDWQDLYRFDPDLADDFLAQPEQLQRYAEEALRLYDLPIDVSLGRAHVRIRNLPDTESPEIREIRSRDMNSLVEVRGIVRKATDVRPKIEEAAFECQLCGTLTRVPQSSGDFQEPHECQGCERQGPFQVNFDQSEFVDSQKLRIQESPEGLRGGETPQSLDVNVEDDITGEVTPGDHVSATGVLRLEQQGDGQDKSPVFDFYMEGMSVEIEEEQFEDMNITDEDKKRIYEISNQEDVYERMVGSIAPSIYGYEQEKLAMVLQLFSGVTKQLPDGSRIRGDLHMLLIGDPGTGKSQMIGYIQNIAPRSVYTSGKGSSSAGLTAAAVRDDFGDGQQWTLEAGALVLADQGIAAVDELDKMRCVTGDTLVHTNNGIRPVRELAYEAIRDGTVEELENGRSIRDVDMDVWTMTEDGTIVRRDVQAIHEYDAPDELLEVTLESGEQVTTTADHPFFVLENGKRDERQAQELNEGDWVFVPKNIPSEVTDGGVSVLPSNGTETGPRQLTPSHGAVLGYIAGDGNVFYDRDEGCYGFRFTNKEEELLTDFEEACVDAFETQPVRHPSEQRDDGVGTVRVHGKEYVDELLESRANLENYDGKRLPEEVTDASRETKAAFVRALADSEGTVGERAVKISSSSYELLLGTKMLLLEFGISSQIQTRTRDGKRDQFVLAITSDESLAAFDRYIGFTLGRKQRSLERACERTTGTRSIIDVLPDCGELFEQARGALRLHQSECGLESDPTYCNFENGDANASLRLSKTILETFEDRKRKAGEHHDELATETSWSRLSELRERYHVSQRELAAEMEISQQQLSARWGGDADLRERIRNRLRELLETPASVDLGPLRELIESDVKWRRVETVRRIDSRDHTDTRVRVLEQRLADELGTGTVDPARERARSLLEDDEPAETWDELRERLEAYGVSFQQVASEMDVAGSTVSRWFSETVDVENFDTVRSVCEKLLDEKRRRISNLLEEIERRDRPRVYDLTVEGTHNFIANGMVVHNSEDRSAMHEALEQQKISVSKAGINATLKSRCSLLGAANPKYGRFDQYEPISEQIDLEPALVSRFDLIFTVTDQPDEEKDRNLAEHILTTNYAGELTTQREQMTNLDVDQDEIEQMTEQVDPEIDSELLRKYIAYAKQNCHPRMTEAAREAIRDFYVDLRSKGTDEDAAVPVTARKLEALVRLSEASARVRLSDTVERADAERVIDIVHSCLQDIGVDPETGEFDADIVEAGTSKSQRDRIKNIKQLIGDIEEEYDEGAPVDIVLERAEEIGMDQSKAEHEIDKLKQKGEVYEPSTDNLRTT encoded by the coding sequence ATGGCGCAAGCGGGAAATTCCGAACTCGTCGACTCCTTCGAGCAGTTCTTTCGCAACTACTACGACAACGAGATCAAACAGCTTGCGCAGCAGTACCCCAACGAGCAGCGCTCGCTGCACGTCGACTGGCAGGACCTCTACCGGTTCGATCCGGATCTCGCCGACGACTTTCTCGCCCAGCCTGAACAGCTCCAGCGCTACGCCGAGGAGGCCCTTCGGCTGTACGACCTCCCGATAGACGTCAGCCTCGGGCGAGCCCACGTCCGGATCCGGAACCTCCCCGACACCGAGTCCCCCGAGATCCGGGAGATCCGCTCGCGGGACATGAACTCGCTGGTCGAGGTCCGGGGCATCGTCCGGAAAGCGACCGACGTCCGTCCCAAGATCGAGGAGGCCGCCTTCGAGTGCCAGCTCTGTGGCACGCTGACGCGCGTTCCGCAGTCCAGCGGCGATTTCCAGGAACCCCACGAGTGCCAGGGGTGTGAACGCCAGGGACCGTTCCAGGTCAACTTCGACCAGTCGGAGTTCGTCGACTCCCAGAAGCTCCGGATTCAAGAGAGCCCCGAGGGCCTGCGCGGCGGCGAGACCCCGCAGTCGCTCGACGTCAACGTCGAGGACGACATCACCGGCGAGGTCACCCCCGGCGACCACGTCTCCGCGACCGGCGTCCTCCGCCTCGAGCAGCAGGGCGACGGGCAGGACAAGTCCCCGGTCTTCGACTTCTACATGGAGGGGATGTCCGTCGAGATCGAGGAAGAACAGTTCGAGGACATGAACATCACCGACGAGGACAAAAAGCGAATCTACGAGATCTCCAACCAGGAGGACGTCTACGAGCGGATGGTCGGCTCGATCGCACCTTCGATCTACGGCTACGAGCAGGAGAAACTCGCAATGGTCCTGCAACTGTTCTCGGGCGTGACGAAACAGTTGCCGGACGGATCGCGAATTCGGGGCGACCTGCATATGCTGTTGATCGGGGATCCGGGTACAGGAAAGTCTCAAATGATCGGATATATACAAAATATCGCACCTCGGTCCGTCTACACCTCCGGTAAGGGTTCGTCCTCGGCCGGTCTCACCGCCGCCGCCGTCCGCGACGACTTCGGCGATGGCCAGCAGTGGACGCTCGAGGCAGGGGCTTTGGTTCTCGCGGACCAGGGTATCGCGGCGGTCGACGAACTCGACAAGATGCGGTGTGTCACGGGGGATACATTAGTTCATACCAATAACGGAATCAGACCGGTTCGCGAACTCGCCTACGAAGCGATACGAGACGGTACAGTCGAGGAACTCGAGAACGGACGATCGATTCGGGACGTCGATATGGACGTCTGGACGATGACCGAAGACGGGACCATCGTCAGGCGCGACGTCCAGGCCATTCACGAGTACGATGCACCCGACGAACTCCTCGAGGTCACGCTAGAAAGTGGGGAACAGGTAACGACGACGGCCGACCACCCGTTCTTCGTCTTGGAGAACGGAAAGCGGGACGAACGCCAAGCACAGGAACTGAACGAAGGGGACTGGGTATTCGTTCCCAAGAACATCCCGTCGGAAGTGACAGACGGTGGCGTCAGCGTATTACCTTCGAACGGTACAGAAACAGGACCACGACAGTTGACCCCTTCACACGGCGCGGTTTTGGGATACATCGCCGGCGACGGAAACGTCTTCTACGACCGCGACGAGGGGTGCTACGGCTTCCGCTTTACGAACAAGGAAGAAGAACTGTTGACCGACTTTGAGGAGGCATGTGTCGACGCGTTCGAGACACAACCGGTTCGCCATCCGAGCGAACAACGAGACGACGGCGTTGGAACGGTCCGTGTACACGGGAAAGAGTACGTGGACGAACTCCTCGAGTCGAGGGCAAACCTCGAGAACTACGACGGAAAACGGCTTCCGGAGGAAGTGACCGACGCATCCCGAGAAACGAAGGCGGCATTCGTTCGTGCCCTTGCGGACTCAGAGGGGACCGTCGGCGAGCGCGCGGTCAAAATCTCCTCCTCGAGTTACGAATTGCTGCTCGGGACGAAAATGCTGCTACTCGAGTTCGGTATCTCGAGTCAGATACAGACGCGAACGAGGGACGGAAAACGCGACCAGTTCGTGCTCGCGATCACGTCCGACGAATCACTCGCCGCGTTCGACCGCTATATCGGATTCACTCTCGGCCGGAAGCAGCGTTCGTTAGAACGCGCCTGTGAACGGACGACGGGAACGAGATCCATCATAGATGTACTGCCGGACTGTGGTGAACTGTTCGAACAGGCTCGTGGTGCGCTCCGCCTACACCAATCCGAGTGCGGTCTCGAGAGCGATCCAACGTACTGCAACTTCGAAAACGGGGACGCAAACGCGTCACTTCGGCTTTCCAAAACGATCCTCGAAACGTTCGAAGATCGAAAACGGAAGGCAGGAGAACATCACGATGAACTCGCGACGGAGACGTCCTGGAGCCGGCTCTCCGAACTCCGCGAGCGCTACCACGTCTCGCAACGGGAACTGGCCGCAGAGATGGAGATTTCCCAGCAGCAACTCTCGGCTCGGTGGGGAGGCGATGCCGACCTCCGAGAACGGATCCGCAACCGACTTCGCGAACTCCTCGAGACGCCGGCGTCGGTCGATCTCGGCCCACTTCGAGAGCTAATCGAGAGCGACGTGAAGTGGCGTCGGGTGGAAACCGTCCGCCGAATCGACTCGCGAGATCACACCGACACCAGAGTTCGGGTTCTCGAACAGCGTCTCGCCGATGAACTCGGCACGGGAACCGTCGATCCGGCTCGAGAACGGGCACGTTCCCTGCTCGAAGACGACGAACCGGCCGAAACGTGGGATGAACTCCGAGAGCGGCTCGAGGCGTACGGTGTGTCGTTCCAGCAGGTTGCGTCGGAGATGGACGTCGCAGGATCGACCGTCTCGCGGTGGTTCTCCGAAACCGTCGACGTCGAAAACTTCGATACCGTTCGATCCGTCTGCGAGAAACTACTCGACGAGAAACGGCGTCGGATCTCGAACCTTCTCGAGGAGATCGAACGGCGGGATCGACCTCGAGTGTACGACCTCACAGTCGAGGGGACCCACAACTTCATCGCCAACGGCATGGTCGTCCACAACTCGGAGGACCGGAGTGCCATGCACGAAGCCCTCGAGCAGCAGAAGATTTCGGTCTCCAAAGCCGGGATCAACGCCACACTGAAGTCCCGCTGTTCGCTGCTGGGGGCGGCAAACCCCAAGTACGGCCGTTTCGACCAGTACGAACCCATCAGCGAGCAGATCGACCTCGAGCCGGCGCTCGTCTCACGGTTCGATCTGATCTTTACGGTCACCGACCAGCCCGACGAGGAGAAAGACCGCAACCTGGCGGAACACATCCTCACCACCAACTACGCGGGCGAATTGACCACCCAGCGCGAGCAGATGACCAACCTGGACGTCGATCAGGACGAGATCGAACAGATGACCGAGCAGGTCGACCCCGAAATCGACTCCGAACTCCTCCGGAAGTACATCGCCTACGCGAAACAGAACTGCCACCCGCGGATGACCGAGGCGGCCCGCGAGGCGATCCGGGACTTCTACGTCGACCTGCGCTCGAAGGGAACCGACGAGGACGCGGCGGTGCCCGTCACGGCCCGGAAACTCGAGGCCCTGGTCCGGCTCTCGGAGGCCAGCGCCCGCGTGCGACTCTCGGACACCGTCGAGCGGGCCGACGCCGAGCGGGTGATCGACATCGTCCACTCGTGTCTCCAGGACATCGGCGTCGACCCCGAGACCGGCGAGTTCGACGCCGACATCGTCGAGGCCGGCACCTCCAAGTCCCAGCGCGACCGGATCAAGAACATCAAACAGCTCATCGGCGACATCGAGGAGGAGTACGACGAGGGCGCGCCGGTCGACATCGTCTTAGAGCGGGCCGAAGAGATCGGCATGGATCAGTCCAAGGCCGAACACGAGATCGACAAGCTCAAACAGAAAGGCGAGGTCTACGAGCCGAGTACGGACAACCTGCGGACGACTTGA
- a CDS encoding YfcE family phosphodiesterase, which yields MNIGIVSDTHDNVEATERATEIFAEEGVEIVVHCGDFVAPLIPPYFDEFELHGVLGNNDGDARNLQAAFDSLGGESELHGRFADLEFDGLSIAALHGESKAEVEAVAAAEEYDVVCYGHHHVAELRDDGRTTVVNPGAHFPTTADDDRTVAILDTLSESIRFRSVLE from the coding sequence ATGAACATCGGTATCGTGTCCGACACCCACGACAACGTCGAGGCTACCGAACGCGCGACCGAAATCTTCGCCGAGGAGGGCGTCGAAATCGTCGTCCACTGCGGGGACTTCGTCGCGCCGCTGATCCCGCCCTATTTCGACGAGTTCGAACTCCACGGGGTCCTCGGGAACAACGACGGCGACGCGCGTAACCTGCAGGCTGCGTTCGATTCGCTGGGTGGCGAGAGCGAACTCCACGGCCGGTTCGCCGACCTCGAGTTCGACGGCCTCTCGATCGCGGCGCTGCACGGCGAGTCGAAAGCCGAGGTAGAGGCCGTCGCCGCCGCGGAGGAGTACGACGTCGTCTGCTACGGTCACCACCACGTCGCCGAACTGCGCGATGACGGCCGCACGACGGTCGTCAACCCCGGCGCACACTTCCCGACGACGGCGGACGACGATCGAACCGTCGCGATCCTCGACACCCTCTCGGAGTCGATCCGGTTCCGGTCGGTACTCGAGTAG
- a CDS encoding alanine dehydrogenase, whose amino-acid sequence MNTLLLDSDDVDENARMAAVIDAVEEAFGAFERGDSQMPAKSYIDLPQYNGDFRSMPAYLDTGEWDAAGLKWVNVHPDNPEKHDLPTVLGTMIYSDPETAVPLAIIDGTALTMKRTGAAAAVATDYLAVEDATSMGIVGAGVQSYTQLEAISEIRPIEEVVVADKDEERTRAFIDTFDDRFDVRAGSISEAGHCDVLSTVTPVEDPIVGPDDVAEHTHINAMGADAEGKHELADDLLLAARIVIDDHEQCTHSGEINVPYHEGVLDDEDIYAEIGELVVGAKEARGDDTGVTVFDSTGLAIQDVAAAHVVYEQALENDNGTSFGLIDTDDV is encoded by the coding sequence ATGAACACGCTCCTTTTGGACAGCGACGACGTCGACGAGAATGCCCGAATGGCCGCCGTAATCGACGCGGTGGAGGAGGCCTTCGGCGCGTTCGAGCGCGGCGACTCCCAGATGCCAGCCAAGTCCTACATCGATCTGCCCCAGTACAACGGGGACTTCCGCTCGATGCCCGCGTACCTCGATACGGGCGAGTGGGATGCCGCAGGCCTGAAGTGGGTCAACGTCCACCCGGACAACCCCGAAAAGCACGATCTGCCGACCGTCCTCGGGACGATGATCTACTCCGATCCCGAAACGGCCGTCCCCCTCGCGATCATCGACGGCACGGCGCTGACGATGAAACGCACCGGCGCCGCCGCGGCCGTCGCCACTGACTACCTCGCCGTCGAAGACGCCACCTCCATGGGGATCGTCGGGGCCGGCGTCCAGTCCTACACCCAACTCGAGGCGATCAGCGAGATCCGCCCGATCGAGGAAGTCGTCGTCGCCGACAAGGACGAGGAGCGTACCCGGGCCTTCATCGACACCTTCGACGACCGCTTCGACGTCCGCGCCGGGTCGATCTCGGAGGCCGGCCACTGCGACGTTCTCTCGACGGTGACGCCGGTCGAGGACCCCATCGTCGGCCCCGACGACGTCGCGGAGCACACCCACATCAACGCGATGGGTGCCGACGCCGAGGGCAAACACGAACTCGCCGACGACCTGCTGCTCGCCGCCCGCATCGTCATCGATGACCACGAGCAGTGTACCCACTCGGGCGAGATCAACGTCCCGTACCACGAGGGGGTCCTCGACGACGAGGACATCTACGCCGAGATCGGCGAACTCGTCGTCGGTGCGAAGGAGGCCCGCGGCGACGACACCGGCGTCACCGTCTTCGACTCCACCGGTCTCGCCATCCAGGACGTCGCCGCCGCCCACGTCGTCTACGAGCAGGCGCTCGAGAACGACAACGGAACGTCGTTCGGCCTGATCGATACCGACGACGTCTGA
- a CDS encoding tryptophan--tRNA ligase encodes MSDSDDTDHDDTDSDRTARETPTDPTANPADEQAFTVTPYAVEGTIDYEKLLERFGAEPLTADRVERFPDHPAIRRGFFYAGRDVDRYLEAAESGDPHAIVTGRGPSGPMHLGHVLPLYLAKHLQRETGATVYVPLSDDEKFLAKEGSFEAIGEHTRDNLRDILAVGFDPERTRIVVDTADADLIYPLAVRLAEYLTPATVEAVYGQQGTVGLQFYPAVQAAHLLLPQLVAGRQPTLVPVAIDQDPHVRVCRDVAAKESLPVEKPGALLGRFLPSLEGPGKMSSSGDAPSIGLADDPETVAETIRDHAYTGGRATLEEHREKGGDPSVDVLFQYLRYCFEPDDDLERIAERYRAGDLLSGELKAIAIERITDFLAAHQRRRGKLDELATELEPYRLTDAERRRALERAGVPSILG; translated from the coding sequence ATGTCCGACTCCGACGACACCGATCACGACGACACGGATTCCGATCGTACCGCTCGCGAAACGCCGACCGACCCGACCGCGAACCCCGCCGACGAGCAGGCGTTCACCGTCACGCCCTACGCCGTCGAGGGAACGATCGACTACGAGAAACTCCTCGAGCGGTTCGGGGCCGAACCGCTGACCGCCGATCGGGTCGAGCGGTTCCCGGATCACCCCGCGATCCGCCGCGGGTTCTTCTACGCGGGCCGGGACGTCGACCGCTACCTCGAGGCTGCCGAATCCGGCGACCCGCACGCGATCGTTACCGGCCGCGGTCCGTCGGGACCGATGCACCTCGGGCACGTCCTGCCGCTGTACCTCGCGAAGCACCTCCAGCGGGAGACGGGCGCGACGGTCTACGTTCCGCTCTCGGACGACGAGAAGTTCCTCGCGAAGGAGGGGTCGTTCGAGGCTATCGGCGAGCACACGCGCGACAACCTCCGTGACATCCTCGCCGTCGGCTTCGATCCCGAGCGGACGCGGATCGTCGTCGACACCGCCGACGCCGACCTGATCTATCCGCTCGCAGTCCGTCTCGCGGAGTACCTCACGCCGGCCACCGTCGAGGCGGTCTACGGCCAGCAGGGGACGGTCGGACTGCAGTTCTACCCCGCAGTGCAGGCGGCGCATCTCCTCCTGCCGCAACTCGTCGCGGGCCGCCAGCCGACGCTCGTCCCCGTCGCCATCGACCAGGACCCCCACGTCCGGGTCTGTCGCGACGTCGCCGCCAAGGAGTCGCTGCCCGTCGAGAAGCCAGGGGCGCTGCTCGGACGGTTCCTCCCGAGCCTCGAGGGGCCGGGCAAGATGAGCTCCTCCGGGGACGCGCCGTCGATCGGCCTCGCCGACGATCCCGAGACCGTCGCCGAGACGATCCGGGATCACGCCTACACTGGCGGTCGGGCGACCCTCGAGGAACACCGCGAGAAGGGCGGCGACCCGTCGGTCGACGTCCTCTTCCAGTACCTCCGGTACTGCTTCGAACCGGACGACGACCTCGAGCGGATCGCCGAGCGGTATCGTGCGGGCGACCTGCTCAGCGGCGAACTCAAGGCGATCGCGATCGAGCGGATCACCGACTTCCTCGCGGCCCACCAGCGCCGCCGAGGGAAGTTGGATGAACTGGCGACCGAACTCGAGCCGTACCGGCTGACGGACGCCGAGCGTCGCCGGGCGCTCGAGCGGGCCGGCGTTCCGTCGATACTCGGATAG
- a CDS encoding transcription initiation factor IIB produces MADPDSTPTCPECNGVLRTRDAEIVCEQCGLVVDEDAIDHGPEWRSFDDEEIDRRRTGAPLTRSRHDRGLSTEIGYGSNASSSYNARLTGRKRRQIARLRREHNRARISSKAERNQVYGFAEIRRVNALLSLPDCIREQACALFESAQSADLFQGRSLEGFAAATIYATCRTRSIARTVDEIVDVARADGSELRAAYDALNRELGLPTGPIDPTEYLPRYATKLELDTDVEKRAREYATAMIEAGRVGGRNPSGVAAACLYKAAGDREEWPSVTQADAADAGDVAPVTIRSTVDVLRDIGHRELPAD; encoded by the coding sequence ATGGCTGACCCCGATTCGACTCCAACGTGCCCAGAGTGCAACGGTGTACTACGGACCCGTGACGCCGAGATCGTCTGCGAGCAGTGCGGTCTCGTCGTCGACGAAGACGCGATCGATCACGGTCCCGAGTGGCGATCGTTCGACGACGAGGAGATCGACCGACGACGAACCGGCGCGCCGCTGACCCGGTCCCGACACGACCGCGGTCTCTCGACCGAGATCGGCTACGGTTCGAACGCAAGCTCGAGTTACAACGCCCGCCTCACCGGTCGAAAGCGCAGACAGATCGCCCGCTTGCGGCGGGAGCACAACCGGGCGCGCATCTCCTCGAAAGCCGAGCGCAACCAGGTGTATGGGTTCGCAGAGATTCGACGGGTCAACGCCCTCCTTTCCCTTCCGGACTGCATCCGCGAACAGGCGTGTGCGCTTTTCGAATCCGCCCAGTCGGCCGACCTCTTCCAGGGCCGGTCTCTCGAGGGGTTCGCTGCAGCGACGATCTACGCGACGTGTCGGACGCGGTCGATCGCCAGAACGGTCGACGAGATCGTCGACGTCGCCCGCGCGGACGGGAGCGAACTCCGGGCGGCCTACGACGCGTTGAACCGCGAACTGGGGCTACCGACGGGGCCGATCGACCCCACCGAATACCTCCCGCGGTATGCGACGAAACTCGAGCTCGACACCGACGTCGAGAAACGCGCCCGCGAGTACGCGACGGCCATGATCGAGGCCGGTCGCGTGGGCGGGCGCAACCCGAGCGGCGTCGCCGCGGCCTGTCTCTACAAAGCGGCCGGTGACCGCGAGGAGTGGCCCTCGGTCACCCAGGCCGACGCTGCCGACGCTGGCGACGTCGCACCGGTGACCATCCGGTCGACGGTAGACGTGTTACGGGACATCGGCCACAGGGAACTGCCCGCGGACTGA
- a CDS encoding YqjF family protein: MNDSEPDVPDEQGSASGSRSTPRAPHVAAMTWRDGLFAHWPVDPGDLRPHVPDQVTLETRDGRAWVSVLPFVLADVGLRGSPSIVRTAFPELNVRTYVRYGGDSGLFFFSIDVGDSVIASLVRRTTRLPVRYARMRIGADGNEVAFSSRRSRYRTVSGAGEARFDATYGPTGETFRADHGTLEYWLTERRRFYAPERQGVLTGEIAHDRWPLRPAEVTIHENTLFEANGLPEPEGEPVCYFCGELEMTGSIPRRLQG, from the coding sequence ATGAACGATAGCGAGCCAGACGTTCCGGACGAACAGGGAAGCGCGAGCGGAAGTCGGTCGACGCCGCGAGCGCCCCACGTCGCAGCGATGACCTGGCGGGACGGGCTGTTCGCCCACTGGCCCGTCGACCCCGGCGACCTGCGCCCGCACGTGCCGGATCAGGTGACCCTCGAGACCCGGGACGGACGGGCCTGGGTGAGCGTGTTGCCGTTCGTACTCGCCGACGTCGGCCTCCGCGGATCGCCGTCGATCGTGCGGACCGCCTTCCCGGAACTCAACGTTCGGACCTACGTCCGGTACGGCGGCGACTCCGGCCTGTTCTTCTTCAGCATCGACGTGGGTGATTCGGTTATAGCGTCCCTGGTCCGACGGACGACGCGGTTACCGGTCAGGTACGCCCGGATGCGGATCGGGGCCGACGGGAACGAGGTGGCGTTCTCGAGTCGCCGCTCGCGGTATCGGACCGTGTCGGGCGCGGGCGAGGCCCGGTTCGACGCGACCTACGGGCCGACCGGGGAGACGTTCAGGGCCGACCACGGGACGCTCGAGTACTGGCTCACCGAGCGCCGACGGTTCTACGCACCGGAGCGGCAGGGCGTCCTGACGGGCGAGATCGCCCACGATCGGTGGCCGTTGCGGCCGGCGGAGGTGACGATCCACGAGAACACGCTGTTCGAGGCGAACGGATTACCGGAGCCAGAGGGGGAGCCGGTCTGTTACTTCTGTGGCGAACTCGAGATGACGGGGTCGATTCCGAGACGGTTGCAGGGCTGA